One Kitasatospora sp. NBC_01287 DNA window includes the following coding sequences:
- a CDS encoding LysR family transcriptional regulator yields MAADSIAAGVELRHLRSFLMVSQELNITRAAARLHLAQQAVSVQIQQLERALGAPLLVRTSRGVSLTPAGAELAVGARSVVGELDSLAARLRARAERPEPARPLRLACCPYATAPFALEAAAAMEEAIPGLAIDLITVPTLAEELALLRSDEADAAFLWLPAAPGTLRQARVRAYQRAVAVRRGHRLADRASVCLADLAEEALVVPDSFECAEARGPWSVPRAAPAEDWGKVEGWGKVEDCLLAVARGRGVWLAPEPLSRWAPAAPGVSWLPVRDAAPSHLALTWSSRAPEPLLTRLVAELRRFTGWTKAA; encoded by the coding sequence ATGGCAGCGGACAGCATCGCGGCAGGCGTCGAACTGCGCCATCTGCGCTCCTTCCTGATGGTGTCCCAGGAGTTGAACATCACCCGGGCGGCAGCCCGGCTGCACCTGGCCCAGCAGGCCGTCTCGGTCCAGATCCAGCAGCTCGAACGGGCCCTGGGCGCCCCCTTGCTGGTGCGCACCTCACGAGGCGTCAGCCTGACCCCGGCCGGCGCCGAGCTGGCGGTCGGCGCCCGCAGCGTGGTCGGCGAGCTGGACAGCCTGGCCGCCCGGCTGCGCGCCCGGGCCGAGCGGCCCGAGCCCGCCCGTCCGCTGCGGCTGGCCTGCTGCCCGTACGCCACCGCGCCGTTCGCGCTGGAGGCGGCGGCCGCGATGGAGGAGGCGATCCCCGGGCTGGCCATCGACCTGATCACAGTGCCGACCCTGGCCGAGGAGCTGGCGCTTCTGCGGTCCGACGAGGCGGACGCGGCCTTCCTCTGGCTGCCGGCCGCCCCGGGCACGCTGCGACAGGCCCGGGTGCGCGCCTACCAGCGGGCGGTCGCGGTGCGCCGGGGCCACCGGCTGGCGGACCGGGCCTCCGTCTGCCTGGCCGACCTGGCCGAGGAGGCCTTGGTGGTGCCGGACAGCTTCGAGTGCGCCGAGGCGCGCGGACCCTGGTCCGTGCCGCGCGCCGCTCCGGCCGAGGACTGGGGGAAGGTCGAGGGCTGGGGGAAGGTCGAGGACTGCCTGCTGGCGGTGGCCCGCGGGCGGGGCGTCTGGCTGGCCCCCGAGCCGCTGAGCCGCTGGGCTCCGGCCGCCCCCGGGGTGAGCTGGCTGCCGGTGCGCGACGCCGCCCCTTCGCACCTGGCGCTCACCTGGAGCAGCCGGGCTCCCGAGCCGTTGCTCACCCGGCTGGTGGCCGAGCTGCGGCGGTTCACCGGCTGGACCAAGGCCGCCTGA
- a CDS encoding SDR family oxidoreductase, with protein sequence MPQQTAVVTGAGTGVGRAVALELAAAGWRLALAGRRAEPLHETAALTGRAAAVIPTDVTDPAAVDALFAEVAERFGRIDLLFNNAGTFGAPVPLEELSYQDWRAVVDLNLTGAFLCAQAAFRQMKGQLPQGGRIINNGSISAHVPRPQSIAYTATKHAVTGLTKSLSLDGRPYRIACGQIDIGNAATDMTASMSLGVRQADGRIAPEPTMDVADVARTVRHMAELPLEANIQFATVLATTMPYIGRG encoded by the coding sequence ATGCCGCAGCAGACCGCCGTCGTCACCGGGGCCGGCACCGGCGTGGGCCGGGCCGTCGCGCTCGAACTGGCCGCGGCCGGATGGCGGCTCGCGCTCGCCGGACGCCGGGCCGAACCGCTGCACGAGACCGCCGCGCTGACCGGCCGCGCGGCCGCGGTCATCCCGACCGACGTGACCGATCCGGCCGCGGTGGACGCGCTCTTCGCCGAGGTGGCCGAGCGCTTCGGCCGGATCGACCTGCTCTTCAACAACGCCGGTACCTTCGGCGCCCCCGTGCCGCTGGAGGAACTCTCCTACCAGGACTGGCGCGCGGTGGTGGACCTCAACCTGACCGGCGCCTTCCTCTGCGCCCAGGCGGCCTTCCGGCAGATGAAGGGCCAACTGCCGCAGGGCGGGCGGATCATCAACAACGGCTCGATCTCGGCGCACGTGCCGCGCCCGCAGAGCATCGCGTACACCGCCACCAAGCACGCGGTCACCGGCCTGACCAAGTCGCTCTCGCTGGACGGGCGGCCGTACCGGATCGCCTGCGGCCAGATCGACATCGGCAACGCCGCCACCGACATGACCGCCTCGATGAGCCTGGGCGTGCGCCAGGCCGACGGCCGGATCGCCCCCGAGCCGACGATGGACGTGGCGGACGTGGCCCGTACCGTGCGGCACATGGCGGAGCTGCCACTGGAGGCCAACATCCAGTTCGCCACCGTCCTGGCCACCACCATGCCCTACATCGGGCGCGGCTGA
- a CDS encoding phosphatase PAP2 family protein: MAQRRGPARPRLLFELALIGFSYWIYSLVRNAVPEQADIAHRNAMWVWHTEQFLGIDVERSINHAVNSVTWLIVGMNYYYATLHFIITIGVLVWLYRSHPGRYAAARTVLFITTGAALLGFYFFPLAPPRLAGLGFVDTVEVHHTWGSLASGAAASATNQFAAMPSMHIGWSTWCGLTIFFLAERRWIRALGLIYPLFTLSVIISTGNHYWMDAVGGLLCLALGFAATRLIYHRWAFQFPQIPTAWQAQAAVPEQRPTPVGAGSRR, translated from the coding sequence ATGGCGCAGCGGCGCGGTCCGGCCCGCCCCCGGCTCCTCTTCGAGCTGGCGCTGATCGGCTTCAGCTACTGGATCTACTCACTGGTGCGCAACGCGGTGCCCGAACAGGCGGACATCGCGCACCGCAACGCCATGTGGGTCTGGCACACCGAGCAGTTCCTCGGCATCGACGTCGAGCGCTCGATCAACCACGCGGTCAACTCGGTCACCTGGCTGATCGTGGGGATGAACTACTACTACGCGACGCTGCACTTCATCATCACGATCGGTGTGCTGGTCTGGCTCTACCGCAGCCACCCGGGCCGCTACGCGGCCGCTCGCACGGTGCTCTTCATCACCACCGGCGCGGCCCTGCTGGGCTTCTACTTCTTCCCGCTGGCCCCACCGCGGCTGGCCGGGCTCGGCTTCGTCGACACCGTCGAGGTCCACCACACCTGGGGCTCGCTGGCCTCGGGGGCGGCGGCCAGCGCCACCAACCAGTTCGCCGCGATGCCCTCGATGCACATCGGCTGGTCGACCTGGTGCGGGCTGACCATCTTCTTCCTGGCCGAACGCAGGTGGATCAGGGCGCTGGGGCTCATCTACCCGCTGTTCACCCTCTCGGTGATCATCTCCACCGGCAACCACTACTGGATGGACGCGGTGGGCGGCCTGCTCTGCCTGGCGCTCGGCTTCGCCGCGACCCGGCTGATCTACCACCGCTGGGCCTTCCAGTTCCCGCAGATCCCGACCGCCTGGCAGGCCCAGGCCGCCGTGCCCGAGCAGCGCCCCACCCCGGTGGGCGCCGGCTCCCGGCGCTGA
- a CDS encoding IS630 family transposase, whose amino-acid sequence MAEPVKVRRLTDQEGQQLQRIVRRGSTNTVRYRRAMMLLASAGGNRVPVIAQLVAADEDTVRDVIHRFNEIGLACLDPRWAGGRPRLLSPDDEDFVVQTATTRPAKLGQPFTRWSIRKLAAYLRKVHGRVIRLGREALRCLLARRGVTFQRTKTWKESTDPERDAKLDRIEHVLDRFPDRTFAFDEFGPLGIRPNGGSCWAKEGRPDRLPATYHRTHGVTYFHGCYSIGDDTLWGVNRRRKGTTNTMAALRSIRAARPDGAPVYVILDNLSAHNGKKIRSWAHNNNVHLCFTPTNASWANPIEAHFGPLRQFTLANSNHPNHTVQTRELHRYLRWRNTNARHPDVLAAQRRERARIRSEKGLRWGGRPAAA is encoded by the coding sequence GTGGCGGAGCCGGTCAAGGTCCGGAGACTGACCGACCAGGAGGGGCAGCAGTTACAGCGGATCGTGCGTCGGGGCAGCACGAACACGGTGCGCTACCGGCGGGCGATGATGCTGCTGGCCTCGGCCGGCGGCAACCGCGTGCCGGTCATCGCCCAGTTGGTCGCGGCCGACGAAGACACCGTGCGTGACGTGATCCACCGGTTCAACGAGATCGGTCTGGCCTGCCTGGACCCTCGTTGGGCGGGAGGCCGTCCCCGCCTGCTCAGTCCTGACGACGAGGACTTCGTCGTCCAGACGGCCACCACTCGCCCGGCCAAGCTCGGGCAGCCCTTCACCCGCTGGTCGATCCGCAAGCTCGCCGCCTACCTGCGCAAGGTTCACGGCCGGGTGATCCGCCTGGGTCGCGAGGCTCTGCGCTGCCTGCTCGCCCGACGCGGCGTCACCTTCCAACGGACCAAGACGTGGAAGGAGTCCACCGACCCGGAGCGGGATGCCAAGCTCGACCGGATCGAGCACGTCCTGGACCGCTTCCCCGACCGCACGTTCGCGTTCGACGAGTTCGGACCGCTCGGTATCCGCCCCAACGGCGGATCCTGCTGGGCCAAGGAGGGCAGGCCCGACCGGCTGCCGGCGACCTACCATCGCACCCACGGCGTCACCTACTTCCACGGCTGCTACTCGATCGGCGACGACACCCTGTGGGGCGTCAACCGCCGCCGCAAGGGCACCACGAACACCATGGCCGCACTCCGATCGATCCGGGCCGCCCGCCCAGACGGCGCCCCGGTCTACGTGATCCTGGACAACCTCTCCGCCCACAACGGCAAGAAGATCCGCAGCTGGGCTCACAACAACAACGTCCACCTCTGCTTCACCCCGACGAACGCTTCCTGGGCCAACCCGATCGAGGCGCACTTCGGGCCGCTGAGGCAGTTCACCCTCGCGAACTCGAACCACCCCAACCACACGGTCCAGACCCGCGAACTGCACCGCTACCTGCGCTGGCGCAACACCAACGCCCGCCACCCCGACGTACTCGCCGCCCAACGCCGCGAACGCGCCCGCATCCGCAGTGAGAAGGGCCTGCGCTGGGGCGGCCGACCGGCGGCGGCCTGA
- a CDS encoding P-II family nitrogen regulator produces the protein MKLITAILKPYQLDDVKTVLRELGVHGLTVTEASGYGRQRGHTEVYRGAEYRVDLVPKVRLEVVVADEDAEPVIEAVLGAARTGRIGDGKVWVVPVETLVRVRTGERGPDAV, from the coding sequence ATGAAGCTGATCACCGCCATCCTGAAGCCCTATCAGCTGGACGACGTCAAGACCGTGCTGCGCGAGCTCGGGGTGCACGGGCTGACCGTCACCGAGGCGAGCGGTTACGGGCGGCAGCGTGGTCACACCGAGGTGTACCGGGGGGCGGAGTACCGGGTCGACCTGGTGCCCAAGGTTCGCCTGGAGGTGGTGGTGGCCGACGAGGACGCCGAACCGGTGATCGAGGCCGTGCTGGGGGCGGCGCGCACCGGGCGGATCGGCGACGGCAAGGTCTGGGTGGTGCCGGTGGAGACCCTGGTCCGGGTGCGCACCGGCGAGCGCGGGCCGGACGCCGTCTGA
- a CDS encoding lipopolysaccharide assembly protein LapB: MTLRLDTAFAELALRNGGDAEALAVFGRVLAADPPPDRQTARRAGRGRAWALEKLGRLERAIGAYRELLAEPDTEVGSEDWALLAVALCRCYRDVGDQAMSVDFGERAMAELSRADVAPLPEHLQLGSTLMGCYISRGDLTSAKLLAERLLPLARSTGSRVALGAVEWNASLIAREQGRFDEALELAERALALMAEADNARHQGMLRCNLARVLIARGEPAGALDLLVAAYGILRESARISEVVFCVVLLSEVLVQLGDPAGALEWAARGTALLEAIGEELWHERAALALAFGRAHLVAGDEEFGEAELHRCGRLLDRSGDHRDVALIWRRLGDSWAERERPVQAMAAYQAALTALGLPAVPAASSRRRALS, from the coding sequence GTGACGCTCCGGCTGGACACGGCCTTCGCTGAACTGGCCCTGCGCAACGGCGGTGACGCCGAGGCGCTGGCCGTCTTCGGCCGCGTGCTGGCCGCCGACCCGCCGCCGGACCGGCAGACCGCCCGCCGGGCCGGGCGCGGCCGGGCCTGGGCGTTGGAGAAGCTCGGGCGGCTGGAGCGGGCGATCGGCGCCTATCGCGAGCTGCTGGCCGAGCCCGACACCGAAGTCGGCTCCGAGGACTGGGCGTTGCTCGCGGTGGCGCTCTGCCGCTGCTACCGCGACGTGGGCGATCAGGCGATGAGCGTGGACTTCGGCGAGCGGGCGATGGCCGAGCTGAGCCGGGCCGACGTGGCACCGCTGCCCGAGCACCTGCAGCTCGGCTCGACCCTGATGGGCTGCTACATCTCGCGCGGGGACCTGACCTCGGCCAAGCTGCTGGCCGAGCGGCTGCTGCCGCTGGCCCGCTCCACCGGCTCGCGGGTCGCGCTCGGCGCGGTGGAGTGGAACGCCTCGCTGATCGCCCGGGAGCAGGGCCGGTTCGACGAGGCGCTCGAACTGGCGGAGCGCGCCCTGGCATTGATGGCGGAGGCGGACAACGCCCGTCACCAGGGCATGCTGCGGTGCAACCTGGCCCGGGTGCTGATCGCCAGGGGCGAGCCGGCCGGCGCGCTGGACCTGCTGGTCGCCGCCTACGGGATCCTGCGGGAGAGCGCCCGGATCTCGGAAGTGGTCTTCTGCGTGGTGCTGCTCTCCGAGGTGCTGGTCCAACTCGGCGATCCGGCCGGGGCCCTGGAGTGGGCCGCGCGGGGGACGGCGCTGCTGGAGGCGATCGGCGAGGAGCTCTGGCACGAGCGGGCCGCGCTCGCGCTGGCCTTCGGGCGGGCCCACCTGGTGGCCGGTGACGAGGAGTTCGGCGAGGCGGAACTGCACCGCTGCGGGAGGCTGCTGGACCGCTCCGGCGACCACCGCGACGTCGCGCTGATCTGGCGCAGGCTGGGCGACTCCTGGGCGGAGCGGGAGCGGCCCGTCCAGGCGATGGCGGCCTACCAGGCGGCACTGACCGCCCTGGGTCTGCCGGCCGTGCCCGCGGCCTCCTCCCGCCGCCGCGCGCTCTCCTGA
- a CDS encoding helix-turn-helix transcriptional regulator: MESGQDATTEIGRRLRDLRRERGLKQSDLAGEGMSVSYLSLLESGKRPVTPAILHRLAAELGCTVEFLRTGQEGDRELERQQELLLRITLGELALRGGEYGAALAACDAVLAEDPPAETATRRRAKIARADALERLNRPAEALAVLHELYRDAALGPGAAEWLRLAVALCRCHLLAGEPASAVELGQGALARLDAVIATPTEDHLGLGVALIEAQHRSGGLAAAKELADRLLPHAERTASPAARAAAFRHASRRAQQRGETALALTLAERALALPAEDEVARYLGLLKAGYGSLLLDGPEPEPGLAKKYLALAGQELARCGRQLDRAGCELSLARADLMLGEYADGAAHAERALDLAGEGHTGVGVWAWLQLGEARRLQGRTREATEALHTVERLLGEEQALLAAGRERAEVWRALGDQWLGHGCPEAAMNAYRQGLAAAGLSGAAPLRAVLRPAGL; the protein is encoded by the coding sequence ATGGAATCCGGGCAGGACGCCACAACGGAGATCGGCCGACGGCTGCGGGACCTGCGCCGCGAGCGCGGGCTCAAACAGAGCGATCTGGCCGGTGAGGGCATGTCGGTCAGCTACCTGTCGCTGCTGGAGTCCGGCAAGCGCCCGGTCACCCCGGCGATCCTGCACCGGCTGGCCGCCGAGCTCGGGTGCACGGTGGAGTTCCTGCGCACCGGGCAGGAGGGCGATCGCGAGCTGGAGCGCCAGCAGGAGCTGCTGCTCCGGATCACCCTGGGTGAGCTGGCGCTGCGTGGCGGTGAGTACGGCGCGGCACTGGCGGCCTGCGACGCGGTGCTGGCCGAGGACCCGCCCGCCGAGACCGCCACCCGGCGCCGCGCCAAGATCGCCCGAGCCGACGCACTGGAGCGGCTGAACCGCCCGGCCGAGGCGCTGGCGGTGCTGCACGAGCTGTACCGGGACGCGGCGCTCGGGCCGGGCGCCGCCGAGTGGCTGCGGCTCGCGGTGGCGCTCTGCCGCTGCCATCTGCTCGCGGGCGAGCCGGCCAGCGCCGTGGAGCTGGGGCAGGGCGCGCTGGCCCGCCTGGACGCGGTGATCGCCACCCCGACCGAGGACCACCTCGGCCTCGGTGTCGCGCTGATCGAGGCGCAGCACCGCAGCGGCGGCCTGGCCGCCGCCAAGGAGCTGGCCGACCGGCTGCTGCCGCACGCCGAGCGCACCGCCTCCCCGGCCGCCCGGGCCGCCGCCTTCCGGCACGCCAGCCGGCGCGCCCAGCAGCGCGGCGAGACGGCGCTCGCGCTCACCCTGGCCGAGCGCGCCCTCGCGCTGCCCGCCGAGGACGAGGTGGCCCGCTACCTCGGCCTGCTCAAGGCCGGCTACGGCTCGCTGCTGCTCGACGGCCCGGAGCCGGAGCCGGGGCTGGCCAAGAAGTACCTCGCGCTGGCCGGCCAGGAGCTGGCCCGCTGCGGGCGCCAGTTGGACCGGGCCGGCTGCGAACTGAGCCTGGCCCGCGCAGATCTGATGCTGGGTGAGTACGCCGACGGGGCCGCGCACGCGGAGCGCGCGCTGGACCTGGCGGGCGAGGGGCACACCGGGGTCGGGGTCTGGGCCTGGCTGCAGCTGGGTGAGGCCCGCCGGCTGCAGGGCCGGACGCGGGAGGCCACCGAGGCGCTGCACACCGTGGAGCGACTGCTCGGCGAGGAGCAGGCGCTGCTGGCCGCCGGGCGGGAGCGGGCCGAGGTGTGGCGGGCGCTGGGCGACCAGTGGCTGGGGCACGGCTGCCCGGAGGCGGCGATGAACGCCTACCGGCAGGGCCTCGCGGCGGCGGGGCTGTCGGGCGCCGCCCCGCTGCGCGCGGTGCTGCGGCCCGCCGGGCTGTGA